The sequence below is a genomic window from Clostridia bacterium.
GCATCAGGCCCATCTGACGTAAAGCAGATGGGAAGCCTTGAGATTACAGACTGCTGGCGTGGTCTAAAGGTAATGAATGGCCCGCAGGGCGGGTTTGGACAATCCAGCGGTCGGATCCTTTTAGCGCGGCCCCGCGCTAGAAAGACTTCCTTGACTATAGCAACCTAACTTTCGAGGTGTCAAACCGGGACACCACAGATTTCGGACACATTGCCCCATCCACAGTTCACACTCGGGTGCCAACACGAGCCAAGCACTCTAAAGAAATATTTTTTGAAAAATTTTTTGGCGCCTGCCGATTTCGTTGCCGTTTGATACCCTGCCGGGCATGGACTACCTTTGGACTCCGTGGCGCTACGCCTACGTCACCAACGCCGATAACGCGACATGCTGCATCTTCTGCGACAAGCTAAAGCAGGATGACGAACGCAACTACATCGTTTACAGAGGCCAGCACTGTTTCATTATGCTCAACGCCTACCCGTATACCGCCGGCCATGTGATGGTCGTTCCCTACCAACACCTCGATGAACTCCGTAAGCTGCCGGAGCCAGCCGCGCTGGAGATGATGACGCTGACGCAACGTATGGAAGGCGTGCTGCGCGACCTCTACAAACCCGACGGGCTTAACGTTGGAATGAATATCGGCAAGGCTGCCGGAGCGGGCGTTGCGGGACACATACACATGCACGTGCTGCCACGCTGGACGGCCGACGCCAATTTCATCTCCGTAGTGGGCGAAACTCGCGTATTGCCTGAGGCGCTGGAGGTTACCTTCAAGCGCATTCGCGAGCGGCTGGCCTGAGCGCCCGCGTGTTTCTCGATCACACAGGATCGGTAGCGACGCGATCGTCCGGCAATGAACACAAGCGCTGCGGAGCAGTCGGCCTGCTCCCGAGTCCAGCCGCCTCCCACAAAGCCGTGAGCATCAGACTATCTTGTGGCGATTTGCGCATATTTTCGCATACAAGGAGCTTTGAATGGCCCACTACGGCACTCTGCGCGACTTTCGTTTTCGCGAAGATGTGGATGATATTCGCGGCGCTGACCTCTATGGCCGCGGCGACGAGAAGCTCGGCGAAATCAAGGACGTCATCTTCGATCATCACAGCGGCGAAATCCGTTATGCCGTCGTCGACACAGGCGGATGGCTGAGCACACGGACATTCCTGGTACCTGCCGAACGCATTCACTCGCGCGCCAGCCACGAAGACGATTTTGCCGTGGATCTCACGCGCGAACAGGTTGAGCGCTTCCCGCACTTTGACGAGAAGTCGATGAACAATGAGCGCGACTGGAAGGATTACGAGTCGCGATACCAGCAAGCCTGGACTTCGGGTCCCGTGCTGCACAAAGAAGGAAGCGACCGCACCATCACGCCGGAAGCTGACGAGATGCTGGCTGGCCGCCGAGGCGGCGGCAAAGACCTTGGCAACGTGGACCTCACTCCGGACCGCCTCGCGGGAGTCTTCCCTGACGCAGCTCCGGGTGCTGGTAAAACCAGAATGCGCCCGAGCGGAATCTCTTCACGCGCGGAAGACACGAAGCTCCCCGGCCAATCATTCAACAACCAAGCAGACACAGGTTGGCGCAAACGCGATGCCGCACTGGAGAACGCCAGGCTTCGCGAAGACAGCGACGTTGGTTTTGGAGATATCGATCGCACCCGTGTGCCGGACATCAATGCGGAGCAACTGCCGCCCTCGTACAGGGAAACGCGGGAGCAGATGAATGACGAAATTGACCTGCATCGCCCATACCCGGTTCAGCAGGGCCGTCATAGGCGGTTCGAGACTTTCGAAAACCATCTTCGTCGGAATCAAGTCGATGTCACTGCGAGCTGCCGAAGCTGTGACGTGGAGAAAAACAAGGCAGCGTAGCTTCGATAAAGTTCTTCATAGCTGCTGAACTGAGCTGCTGAGCTGTTAAGCGCTCATTGCAAAACGAATCAATTTTGTCTTCTGAGTCGAAGGATCCCTTTTGTCAGCTCTGTGCAGATGAAAGGGGTCCTTCGACTCAGCGATTTCGTCGCTCCGCTCAGGAAGACAGCGAACCGCCCAGCATCTTCTCCAGTTGCGCTTCGTCGATGATCGGCACGCCCAACTCGCCTGCTTTGTCCAGCTTCGAACCGGCCTCTTCGCCAGCGACTACGTAACTGGTCTTCTTACTTACCGAGCCGCTCACTTTGCCTCCGGCGTCTTCGATCAGACGCTTGGCTGCGTCACGCGAGTGCCGCTGCAGCGTGCCGGTGAGAACAAAAGTCTTTCCGGCCAGCGCCGTGCCGCGCTCCTTCTTCACGCCGGTGAGCGTAAGCCCGGCATCGCGAAGGCGTTTCACTAATTCGATGTTGTGCTGCTCGCCAAAGAACTCGCGAATACTGGCAGCGATGCGCGGTCCCACTTCCTGAACTTGCTGCAACTCCTGGATACTTTTCTGCTCGTCCGCATCCGTCGCAGCTTCGATCAGCGCATCCATGGAACCGAAATGCTCTGCCAGGAACTCGGCCGTTCGCTCGCCAACAAAGCGTATGCCAAGTCCAAAAATGACTCGCTCCAGCGGCAGTTTCTTCGATCTGTCTATCTCATCGAGAACGTTTTGCGCTGACTTTGCGCCCATGCGTTCCAGCGTGAGCAGCTTGTCTTTGCTCAGGTCGTAAACGTCCGCGACGTTCCTTACCAGCCCGCGTTCGGCAAGCTGATCGACCAGTGCGTCGCCCATGCCCTCTATGTTCATCACTCCGCGAGAAGCAAAGTGCAGGATGCTTTCGCGCAGCTTGGCCGGGCAGTTTGCGTTCACGCAGCGGAAGTCAGCTTCACCCGCTGCGCGCACGACATGGCCGCCACAAACGGGGCATCTCTCGGGCATGTGGAAACCGTTTTGTCCGCGCGGGTGTTCCTTGTCTTCCACAACCTTCACAACTTTTGGGATGACGTCGCCGCCGCGCTCGATCATCACCCAATCGCCGATGCGCACGCCCAGACGCTCAATCTCATCTTGGTTATGCAAGGTCGCTCGCGTGACCGTCGTGCCGCCGATCAAGACTGGCGCCAGTGCTGCCACAGGTGTCAGCTTCCCCGTGCGCCCAACCTGCACAAGAATGTCTTCGACGCGGGTAACGCCTGAACGCGCAGCGTACTTGTAGGCGATCGCCCACCGAGGCGCCTTGCCCGTGAAGCCTAGTCGCTGCCATAGCGCGGTCTCGTTCACCTTAACGACGATTCCATCAATCTCATACGGTAGTTTGTCGCGCCCGGCTTCCGACTCAGAGATGAAGTTCCAGACTTCATCAATACCGCGTGCCAACTTGTGATTCGGATTGACCTTGAAGCCAGCTTCCTGCAGCGCCCTAAGAGCGTGTTCCTGCTTATCGGAGAAAACTCGACCGTCCACCAGCAGGAAGTAAGCGAAGAAATCCAGTCGGCGCTGTGCCGTGATGTTCGGCTCCAGCACGCGAACCGCACCAGCGGCGGCATTGCGCGGATTGGCAAATTTCGCAAGCCCCTGCCGCTCGCGATCTTCATTCATGCGTTCAAACGAGCGCGTGGGCATGATGACTTCGCCGCGCACCTCGAACTCCTTCGGGAGTCCCGCCTTCTTCAGCGTGGCAGGCATCACCGCCAGCGGCACAGAGCGCACCGTGCGCAGATTCGCCGTGACGTCTTCACCGATGGAGCCGTCGCCGCGAGTTATCCCTTGCAGGAACTGAGTGCTCGCGCCGTCGCGGACACTCGGAGCGTAACGTAGCGCCATCGAAAGTCCGTCGAGCTTCAGTTCGCAAACGTACTCCACCGTCTTGCGTCCGCTCAGTTCCTCTACTCGACGCGACCACTCCCGCAGCTCACCTTCGTTGTAGGCGTTGTCGAGCGAGAGCATGGGTGTGGAGTGTTGGACTTTGACAAAGCCTTCGCGCGGCTTGCCGCCCACGCGCTGCGTAGGCGAATCCGGCGTCACCATGTCCGGGTACTCAGCCTCCAGCGCCTTTAGTTCGTTGATGAGACGGTCGAATTCGGCGTCGCTGAGTTCCGGATCATCGAGCACATAATAGCGGTGCTCGTGGTAACGGATCTTGTCGCGCAGGTCCTCAATCTTCCGTTCAAAGTCCTTCGTAGCCGCAGGCATGTTCATGATTATAAGAGCCAATGTCGCATGTGCGCGCACCCGATCATCAGGGACCCAACATCGACATCCGGCTGGCTCAGCGTTTACAATCGAGTTGGTGTCGTAACGCGAAGACCGGCGGCTGCTGAACCAGAGTCGGGGGTAGGACACGCGAACCTTGCAGCACAAATGCTGCTGAGCCCTGTCCTTCTTTCACCCGCTACGTACGCCGCATCCATAGCTAGAAAGCAGGCGTTACGATCAAGCCCTTCCTGCGGCCGAATTCGTTCCAGGCGTGAATACTCTTAAGCACATCCTCGGGCAATACAAAGATTTCATCATGACCGTGCTCGCCCCTTTGGGCGGGCCGTGGGCGATACTCGCCATTGCCATGGTAGATTCCGCATTTTTTGGAATCCCTCTCGACCCCGTCATCGCATACTACGTACACAAGGAACCGCAACACTTTCTGTTGTTTGCCGTGTTGGGTGCCGCTGGTTCGGCGATAGGGAGCCTCGTGCCTTACATCATCGGGTACAAGGGGGGAGAAGCTTTCCTGGTCAAGAGGCTCGGGCAGCGTAAATTCAAACGTATTCACGGGATGTCGGAGAAGTACGGCGATCTAGCGTTGATCGTCCCGGCGATGATGCCTCCGCCCACGCCATTTAAGCTTTTCGTTTTTTCCGCAGGCATTCTGGAGATGTATTGGCCTCACTTCCTGCTGGCCATCTTTACCGGACGTCTGGCGCGTTTCGCCATCCTGTCAGCGCTTACCATTCAGTTTGGTCCGCAGATCGTGGACCTGACGCAGCGCATGGTTAGGGAGCATCTGGGTGTGACTGCTGCCATTGTTGCCGCAGTCGTTGTGCTGGTATGGGTGCTGCTGCGCTGGCGCAGAGGCCGGGTTCCGAGCCTCGAAGAGGTGTAAACAGCCAAGCAGTAAAACACAAATCGAACAAAAAAGCCGGAACCCCAAAGGGCCGGCTTTTTCATTGCGGATGCGACTTGCGCTTACTCGCGATCTAGCGCGGCGGCTGTGCTGGAGCTGCGGGCAGCGGGATTCGATCCGTGATTGTGTCGTGATGAGCCGCCATGTGTTCGCGCAATTCCAGACCAGGGGATTGCGTGAACCCGGCGCGCCGCTCTCGGCCCTCTGCTTCAGGGTCGTCCTGTTGCGCGGCGAAATCCTGCCACGAATTGAAGTGGCTGATGTACAGGTAGTCCCATGGCGAGCCCTCTGAGTGCTGCAAGAGGATGGACTCGCCGGGCCTGCGCGAAGCGGCAGTAACGCGATTGAGCGACTGTTCGAGTTGTGCGCGATGACCCGGTGCACCACGGTAGGTGCTTACGATATAGACGGACTTGTCTTGCGCGCCCGGTGTCGCGGTCATTCCCATCGCCTTCACAAAGTCGGCCCAAGCGGGTCCAGTGGCGTACGTGTCATTGTGCCAGGCGCGTAATTCCCGCGCAGGCGTAGGACCGCCGGTCGCTTCGATCATGGCCCGGGTGCCCAAATGCTCGATTGCCACGAAGTCCCATTCGTCGCCTTGCAGATGTCTCAGCAGGAGGACATGGCCCGGCATGGGGGCGTTGGGCGCTGGCGTCTTCAAACTCTCGAGCAACTCGCGAGTCTTCCCCGGAGCAGCTTTTACAAAGTGCACGTGGTACAGATCGCTCCGCATGGAGGGCGCGACGGCGGGAGTTTGGGGTTGCTGGCCCAGCGCGAACAGGGAAAGCATCAGCACGGTGGCAAGTGCGGCAGCTAAACGTTTCATAAAACCTCCTCTTTGGCAGAAGACCGTTTGGATCAGGAAACCAGATAGAGATGAGCACGTAGCAATGGCGACGCAACCTGAACGCCCATGGGCCAAAACGTGGAGCAAACCCGGTGGATGTAGCTACCTTGAGTGGGGTTGCCCCTGCGGAGCTCTGGCGATCTGCAATTGGAAGGGTGCGCCGGGGCATTCCGCAGCGTAGCTTTCCCGATTTGGGAGGTGCTGTCGGCGTGTGTGACTTAAGTCGCATCCGGCAAGAATGGCTGCGAATACTTTGAGAAGAAGCAAAAAAAGCGGAGCCATCAAGGGCTCGGAAAGAGATACCCAATGCGTTTGAAAATCCTGCGCAGCGTTTTTGCACTTACCCTCTTCTTCGTGCCGCAATTCGCGGCAGCACACTGTGACTCTGTCTCTGGGCCGGTGGTGGTCGACGCACGTGTTGCCCTGAAAACCGGCGATTTAACCCCAATGCTGAAGTGGGTGGCACCCGACAGCGAGCGTGAACTTCGGGCGGCTTTCGAGCGTGCATCAGCAGTCCGCGATGCAAGCCCTGAGGTACGTGAGCTTGGCGAAACGTACTTCTTTGAGACGGCCGTGCGCCTGCATCGCGCGAGCGAAGGCCAGCCGTACACGGGTCTTAAATCGGCCGAAGCAGTCACTCCGACAATTGCTGCTTTCGATCAGGCACTCGAGCGCGGCAATGCCGACAAAGTCATTGATTCCCTGGTGAGCGAGGTACGCCATCAGCTCACGCTTCGCTTCAACGAAGCGAAGACCAGAAAAGCCGAAGCAGCACACTCCGTCCAGGATGGTCGCAAATACGTGCGGGCTTACGTGCAATTAATGCACTACTCCGAAATGCTTCAGCCACCGGCGCACGATGAGCACGCCAAAGCGGAAGGTGCGGAAGCCGCGGCGCATAAACACGAGTAGCGAGTTAGCGGAAAAGGTCCAGGAAAGCCGAGTGCTTGAAGGGCGCGGGGACGATGGTGACAAGCAGCAGCACCAACGCAAGAACTGCCAGGCGTCTCCGCGAGCGGTTCAGGTCAGGCCACACAGGGACATTCGGATGGCGCATCCCGCTTACGCCCAGCAGGACTGCCCAGATGAGCCAACCTACCCAATTTAAAATCGCCATCGGAACAAGCAGCAGCATAGCTGCGCGGGTGACCCACTTGTGCGCGCGCGGCGCTACGGCGTACACCAGGTGTCCGCCATCCAGTTGTCCCCCAGGCAGAAGGTTCAGAGCCGTGGCGAACATGCCCACCCACGCGGCAACCGCCACGGGGTGCAGGTACAAGTGATCTAGCGGAACGGCCGTGTTCGGAAACACTGGCGCCAAGATTGCGTGGGCGACCCAGAAGACTAGAGGAAACCCGAACTCGATTTCGGAAGCGGGCGCGCCGTTGAGTGGTTTCGACAGCATAAGCCCTACGATCATGACGGGAACCGCCACGACGAATCCGGCAATTGGTCCGGCGATGCCGATGTCGAATAGCGCGGCCCGCGACCTTATGGGCGACTGGATTCGGATAAATGCCCCCAACGTACCGATGAGAGTCGGCGCTGGGATGAAGAATGGCAGCGTGGCGTAGACGTCGTACTCGCGGCAATAGAGATAATGACCCATCTCGTGCGCCAGCAGGATGCCCATCAGCGTCAGTGAGAATGGCAGTCCGAGCAGCAGCCGTCCTGGCTCCTCGACAATCCATTGCAGCGGGAACAACGGCAGTGCGTCGTCGGCAGTGGAAAACGCTGGCAGGTTCTGGAGAAAGTTGCTTTGTAGCCGCGCGCCGACTACCAGCGTGGTAAAGAACGTTGTGAGCAAAAGGAACAGGTGCAACTGGTAGTGCCGCCGTCGGGGTTGGATGACGTAAACCTCGTGCGGCAGAACCTCATGCGAGGCGATCGGCGGGATAGGATCGGACATCGGGATACTTAGATGGGGAAACGGTTTTGCGGACGTGGCATAGCCATGCTCCCGGCACCTCCGCCGGGAGCAACAGATTAGTCGATCGACTGTAGTTCTTTGCCCGGCTTGAAGCGTACGGCTTTGCCTGGGGGAATATTGACTTCCGCACCCGTGCGCGGGTTGCGTCCGATGCCGGTCTTCCGCGGACGAACGTTGAAGACGCCGAAACCGCGCAGTTCGATGCGGTCGCCGTGCGCCAAGGCTTTCTTCATACTCTCGAAAACGGTCTCGACCGCCGCCTCGGCTTTGGTCTTCGTAACTCCGGTTTTGTTAACCACTTCGTTGATGATGTCCAGCTTGATCACGCCGCGCTCCAAGACGGGTATCAACATCCGGGGCTAGCCGACCCCATCAACCCGGCGAACTGAGGCTAAAGTGTGGATGCTAAAGGCATAACCGCCCATTGTCAATGTCGCTAGAAGTCTCGTAAGATGTGCTCACCTTCCGGGCACACGCCCCTGACACAACGAAATCAACCAGGAGCAAGGCCGGTGTTCACCACCGCAGCAGCAAAAGGAACAGGAATGTCGATTAAGAGCGACCGTTGGATCCGCAAGAATGCACTCGAACACGACATGATTAACCCATTCTCGGAGAAGCAGGTCCGGGAAGGCGTCATCTCCTACGGTCTCTCGTCCTATGGATACGACCTGCGCGTCGCGGACGAGTTCAAAATCTTCACCAACGTCAACAGCGCCATTGTGGACCCGAAGCACTTCGACGAGCGCTCGTTCGTGACCGTCCAGTCGGACTGCTGTATCGTTCCGCCGAACTCGTTTGCCCTGGCACGCTCGATTGAGTACTTCAAGATTCCGCGCGATGTGCTCACGATCTGCGTTGGCAAATCGACGTACGCGCGTTGCGGAATCATCGTGAACGTCACGCCCTTCGAACCGGAGTGGGAAGGCTTTGTGACCTTGGAGATTTCAAACACGACGCCGCTGCCGGCGAAAGTCTATGCCAACGAAGGTCTCTGCCAAATTTTGTTCTTCCAGTCAGACGAAGCCTGCGAGACCAGTTACGCCGACAAAAAAGGGAAGTACCAGAACCAGAAGGGAATCGTGTTGCCGAAGCTCTAGCGAAGAGAAGACGTCCAGGAAGAGCAAGGCTCATCGCTTCGCTCAGGATGCCCCCGCATATTTCCCGCGGTTTTGACTTTTTCAGCAGCCTGTTTAGCCGCTGAGTAGCATTGCATAAGAAAAGCCCGATCCCCAAAGGGTGCCGGGCTTTTTGCTTTCTATGAAAGAGTGCGTGCTGCTACTTGCGGCCGTTCTGTTCGTTCTCTTTGTACATGTATTTGATGCTGGGCTTATAAACAAGCAGGTTGGATTGGCCGCCTGCGCGCGTCAGCTTGATGCAGTACTTGTCGTACCACTCGATGACTCCGTGCAGTTCCTCGCCGTCGTTCAACACCACCACCATTGGCGTCTTTGACTGCATTTGTTTCTGGTAGTAGAAGTTCTCGGCGTGCGTCTGTTCGGGCGGGGTTGTTTTTTTTGTTGAGGCCGAGGGCGAGCGTTCGGCGCGTTCGCGACGTTCCACCGCTGCCTCTGCTGTTCGAGCGTGTTCGCGGGTCAGCGAAGGCCGAATCAGTTTACGGTTCCCGAATCCATCCGGTTCAGGTGCGTAAGCGGCAGCGGTTGAATCCATTCCATTCTTCATGGGCAAACCTTGCTCCCCTTTGGGAGTACGTCCCTGCGAAATTGAGCACTGCAGGAGATCGGTAAGTTCGGTCTGGCTAGTTTTCGCCATTTGCGCGCGCGGGATCGAAGCGGAGACGTATGGCGATTTTTGACCAGGTTCTTCTAGGAGGTGAACTTGCTTTAAAACTACCACACGCCAAAAGGGGTGACAATCCCTGCTGACGGTCCATCCGCAGCAGAGGCAGGATTGGGAGGGTCAACGCCACGGCTCGCCGATTTACGTCAACTACTCGGTTGGACTCACTCGGTTTCGAGCGAGAACGCCAGCGCGTCCAGCGAGAGCGAACGCAACAGATTGCGTCTCATCCCGGTTTGGACATCGCCGACACGATCAGCTGCGCGGCTGATCCAGCCGAAGTCAACCGATTGCGCCATTGCTTCCAACTCCGGCGCAATATCGATATTGCGCACGAGGTCAGGCGTCTTCGATTTCAGGAACATGATGTCCTGCAGCAGGTTGTATAGCGTGGAGATCATCTGGTCGGTCTTGCCTTTGCCCTCGGCGCCCGCACGATAGCTTTCCGTTGTGCGGAAGAGCGCCGAGTGGTCGGCGTCCGCTCCACGACCAGACTTCTCGGCGTTCAGCGCGGTGCGGAGCAGCGTCAGGGCGTCGTTGCGGGCCGCAAGATAGGCGTTCAGGTCGAAGCTGCGGGCGCGGCCAACGGCTCCCGCAGCGAGCCGTGCGACAAGTGCGCGCTGCTTGGGGTTCCACTCGATCCTATGTGCCAGATCGCGCTCGATCTCTTCCGCGGGTAATGGCGCGAGATGCAGCGTGATGCAACGCGAGCGAATGGTCGGCAGCAGCGCCGTCGCGTTCTCTGCCAGCAGGAATATCGTCGCGTAATCCGGAGGCTCTTCCAGGACTTTTAGCAGCGCATTCGCGGCTTCCTTCATAAATGCCGCGTCGGTGAAAATGAATACCCTGTGTCCGCCTTCCGCTGGGCGGTAATAGATGTTCGCCGTCACGTGCCGGACCTGGTCCACCTTGATCATCATCTGTGGCGGGTCAGGGGGAATGACGAGCACTTCCGGGTGCGTCTGGATCAGGATGCGCGTTTCTTTTTTGTCTGTCTCGCGGAGGTTTTCGCGAGCTTCCACGGCCTCTGCGCAGCGTTCTTCCAGGCGGTCGGCTTGAGCGATTCGCACACAGTTGGTGCACTCGCCGCAGAAGTCTGGAAGCACTTCGGCTTCATCGGTACCTCCGCCGAACAATTCTCCGCGTTGCGGCCGATTGAGGCAGTTCATCGCCTTCGCGACCATCTGCGCAAGCGTGTACTTGCCCGCGCCACGCGGCCCGGTGAGGATGACCGCATGAGGGAAACGGTCGCGCGCCAGCATCTCGCGCAAGCGACCCACTACTTCCGCATTGCCGTGGAACTCAGAAAAACCCATTCCTCACCTAGCGTGCTCGCTTGCCCGTTGTACCCGCTGCGCAATTCAGCAGGCGCGATCTTACGGCCTCCACAATCTTAGGATGTACCACGTCCGCTGGCTTGCGCGCATCGACGACAACAACACGCTCCGGCTCGCGCTCCGCGATCTCCAGATACTTGTTGTGCACACGCGTGAAGAACTGGCGGCTCTCTTGTTCGAAGCGGTTCTCGTCTGCCTGCGCCGCGTCTTCGGCGCTTTTCTGCTGGTTGCGCCGCCGCGCACGCATCACGCTTGCCGCCACATCGGAGTCCATCAGAATCGTCAGGTCAGGCTGGAGCCCTCCGCAAATCACTCGATGCAGATCCAGCACGGCTTCGCTGCCAAG
It includes:
- a CDS encoding HIT domain-containing protein, producing MDYLWTPWRYAYVTNADNATCCIFCDKLKQDDERNYIVYRGQHCFIMLNAYPYTAGHVMVVPYQHLDELRKLPEPAALEMMTLTQRMEGVLRDLYKPDGLNVGMNIGKAAGAGVAGHIHMHVLPRWTADANFISVVGETRVLPEALEVTFKRIRERLA
- a CDS encoding PRC-barrel domain-containing protein, giving the protein MAHYGTLRDFRFREDVDDIRGADLYGRGDEKLGEIKDVIFDHHSGEIRYAVVDTGGWLSTRTFLVPAERIHSRASHEDDFAVDLTREQVERFPHFDEKSMNNERDWKDYESRYQQAWTSGPVLHKEGSDRTITPEADEMLAGRRGGGKDLGNVDLTPDRLAGVFPDAAPGAGKTRMRPSGISSRAEDTKLPGQSFNNQADTGWRKRDAALENARLREDSDVGFGDIDRTRVPDINAEQLPPSYRETREQMNDEIDLHRPYPVQQGRHRRFETFENHLRRNQVDVTASCRSCDVEKNKAA
- the ligA gene encoding NAD-dependent DNA ligase LigA, which gives rise to MPAATKDFERKIEDLRDKIRYHEHRYYVLDDPELSDAEFDRLINELKALEAEYPDMVTPDSPTQRVGGKPREGFVKVQHSTPMLSLDNAYNEGELREWSRRVEELSGRKTVEYVCELKLDGLSMALRYAPSVRDGASTQFLQGITRGDGSIGEDVTANLRTVRSVPLAVMPATLKKAGLPKEFEVRGEVIMPTRSFERMNEDRERQGLAKFANPRNAAAGAVRVLEPNITAQRRLDFFAYFLLVDGRVFSDKQEHALRALQEAGFKVNPNHKLARGIDEVWNFISESEAGRDKLPYEIDGIVVKVNETALWQRLGFTGKAPRWAIAYKYAARSGVTRVEDILVQVGRTGKLTPVAALAPVLIGGTTVTRATLHNQDEIERLGVRIGDWVMIERGGDVIPKVVKVVEDKEHPRGQNGFHMPERCPVCGGHVVRAAGEADFRCVNANCPAKLRESILHFASRGVMNIEGMGDALVDQLAERGLVRNVADVYDLSKDKLLTLERMGAKSAQNVLDEIDRSKKLPLERVIFGLGIRFVGERTAEFLAEHFGSMDALIEAATDADEQKSIQELQQVQEVGPRIAASIREFFGEQHNIELVKRLRDAGLTLTGVKKERGTALAGKTFVLTGTLQRHSRDAAKRLIEDAGGKVSGSVSKKTSYVVAGEEAGSKLDKAGELGVPIIDEAQLEKMLGGSLSS
- a CDS encoding VTT domain-containing protein; the encoded protein is MNTLKHILGQYKDFIMTVLAPLGGPWAILAIAMVDSAFFGIPLDPVIAYYVHKEPQHFLLFAVLGAAGSAIGSLVPYIIGYKGGEAFLVKRLGQRKFKRIHGMSEKYGDLALIVPAMMPPPTPFKLFVFSAGILEMYWPHFLLAIFTGRLARFAILSALTIQFGPQIVDLTQRMVREHLGVTAAIVAAVVVLVWVLLRWRRGRVPSLEEV
- a CDS encoding DUF6448 family protein, with translation MRLKILRSVFALTLFFVPQFAAAHCDSVSGPVVVDARVALKTGDLTPMLKWVAPDSERELRAAFERASAVRDASPEVRELGETYFFETAVRLHRASEGQPYTGLKSAEAVTPTIAAFDQALERGNADKVIDSLVSEVRHQLTLRFNEAKTRKAEAAHSVQDGRKYVRAYVQLMHYSEMLQPPAHDEHAKAEGAEAAAHKHE
- a CDS encoding site-2 protease family protein — translated: MSDPIPPIASHEVLPHEVYVIQPRRRHYQLHLFLLLTTFFTTLVVGARLQSNFLQNLPAFSTADDALPLFPLQWIVEEPGRLLLGLPFSLTLMGILLAHEMGHYLYCREYDVYATLPFFIPAPTLIGTLGAFIRIQSPIRSRAALFDIGIAGPIAGFVVAVPVMIVGLMLSKPLNGAPASEIEFGFPLVFWVAHAILAPVFPNTAVPLDHLYLHPVAVAAWVGMFATALNLLPGGQLDGGHLVYAVAPRAHKWVTRAAMLLLVPMAILNWVGWLIWAVLLGVSGMRHPNVPVWPDLNRSRRRLAVLALVLLLVTIVPAPFKHSAFLDLFR
- a CDS encoding HU family DNA-binding protein; protein product: MIKLDIINEVVNKTGVTKTKAEAAVETVFESMKKALAHGDRIELRGFGVFNVRPRKTGIGRNPRTGAEVNIPPGKAVRFKPGKELQSID
- the dcd gene encoding dCTP deaminase; the encoded protein is MSIKSDRWIRKNALEHDMINPFSEKQVREGVISYGLSSYGYDLRVADEFKIFTNVNSAIVDPKHFDERSFVTVQSDCCIVPPNSFALARSIEYFKIPRDVLTICVGKSTYARCGIIVNVTPFEPEWEGFVTLEISNTTPLPAKVYANEGLCQILFFQSDEACETSYADKKGKYQNQKGIVLPKL
- a CDS encoding RNA chaperone Hfq → MDSTAAAYAPEPDGFGNRKLIRPSLTREHARTAEAAVERRERAERSPSASTKKTTPPEQTHAENFYYQKQMQSKTPMVVVLNDGEELHGVIEWYDKYCIKLTRAGGQSNLLVYKPSIKYMYKENEQNGRK
- a CDS encoding DNA polymerase III subunit delta' — translated: MGFSEFHGNAEVVGRLREMLARDRFPHAVILTGPRGAGKYTLAQMVAKAMNCLNRPQRGELFGGGTDEAEVLPDFCGECTNCVRIAQADRLEERCAEAVEARENLRETDKKETRILIQTHPEVLVIPPDPPQMMIKVDQVRHVTANIYYRPAEGGHRVFIFTDAAFMKEAANALLKVLEEPPDYATIFLLAENATALLPTIRSRCITLHLAPLPAEEIERDLAHRIEWNPKQRALVARLAAGAVGRARSFDLNAYLAARNDALTLLRTALNAEKSGRGADADHSALFRTTESYRAGAEGKGKTDQMISTLYNLLQDIMFLKSKTPDLVRNIDIAPELEAMAQSVDFGWISRAADRVGDVQTGMRRNLLRSLSLDALAFSLETE
- the tmk gene encoding dTMP kinase, translating into MQQHSNRGRFLTIEGLDGCGKSTQLERLAAVLRSEGIEVVITREPGGTPIGEKIRAVLLDSRTQGLAPMAELALMFASRAQQIEQTIKPVIAAGKWVLCDRFTDSSEAYQGGGRQLGSEAVLDLHRVICGGLQPDLTILMDSDVAASVMRARRRNQQKSAEDAAQADENRFEQESRQFFTRVHNKYLEIAEREPERVVVVDARKPADVVHPKIVEAVRSRLLNCAAGTTGKRAR